The following are encoded in a window of Alkalidesulfovibrio alkalitolerans DSM 16529 genomic DNA:
- a CDS encoding radical SAM/SPASM family putative metalloenzyme maturase, producing the protein MTHHALPLTLHVEPTSRCNLACAMCPKQAEGCRVPDEDLPLSLFRRVLPGLARARSLVLTGFGEPLLHPDLAEMIALAREAMPRDAQIGFQSNAMLLDRHVARALLQAGLTRLCVSVETVGESADARDPLHGGPFLAAVEAGLDALAQARALVPKTPAEAPPFEFGLQFVLMRSTLPELPGVIRFAARHGAAFVLASHVLPYRAEDAAESLFCPDTEEARALYDAWRERAAREGLDLSRAHGLPWKYAKTAEDLRLLELTRGLLDEAKARGMTLNLTRLASGNHAPSPETRRALAKAAALAGSLGVRLDLPPLFAAPKPSCQFIAGCAAVVTADGAVGPCLFTARDLVCHPLGKRKRVARSVFGRLEETGFLDIWNAPGFVRFREEAAAGMFADCFACNLEPCADVDGDIPFVHDCQGSIAPCCHCPWSQGGLRCLG; encoded by the coding sequence ATGACGCATCACGCTCTTCCCCTGACCCTGCACGTCGAGCCCACCTCCCGCTGCAACCTGGCCTGCGCCATGTGTCCCAAGCAAGCCGAGGGCTGCCGCGTGCCCGACGAGGATTTGCCGCTCTCCTTGTTTCGCCGCGTGCTGCCGGGCCTGGCCCGGGCGCGCTCCCTGGTGCTCACGGGCTTTGGCGAGCCGCTTTTGCACCCCGACCTGGCGGAGATGATCGCCCTGGCGCGCGAGGCCATGCCCCGCGATGCGCAAATCGGCTTTCAGAGCAACGCCATGCTCCTGGACCGCCACGTTGCGCGCGCCCTGCTCCAAGCTGGGCTGACGCGGCTTTGCGTGTCCGTTGAGACTGTGGGGGAATCTGCCGACGCGCGCGATCCCCTGCACGGCGGCCCCTTCCTGGCGGCGGTAGAAGCCGGGCTCGACGCCCTGGCCCAGGCCCGCGCCTTGGTCCCGAAAACCCCGGCCGAAGCGCCGCCCTTCGAATTCGGGCTCCAGTTCGTGCTCATGCGCTCCACCCTGCCCGAGCTGCCCGGCGTGATCCGTTTCGCCGCGCGCCACGGCGCGGCCTTCGTGCTCGCCAGCCACGTGCTGCCCTACCGGGCCGAGGACGCGGCCGAAAGCCTCTTTTGCCCCGACACCGAGGAGGCCCGCGCACTGTACGACGCCTGGAGGGAGCGCGCCGCGCGCGAGGGCCTGGACCTTTCCCGCGCCCACGGCCTGCCCTGGAAATACGCCAAGACCGCCGAAGACCTGCGACTGCTCGAACTGACGCGCGGGCTTCTCGACGAGGCCAAGGCACGCGGGATGACCCTGAACCTGACCCGCCTGGCCTCAGGCAACCACGCCCCGTCTCCCGAGACGCGCCGCGCCCTGGCCAAGGCTGCCGCGCTTGCCGGATCGCTTGGCGTGCGCCTGGATCTGCCGCCGCTCTTTGCCGCGCCCAAACCCTCGTGCCAGTTCATCGCGGGATGCGCGGCCGTGGTCACGGCCGACGGCGCCGTGGGCCCCTGCCTGTTCACGGCCCGCGATCTCGTCTGCCACCCATTGGGCAAGCGCAAGCGCGTGGCGCGCTCGGTCTTCGGCCGCCTGGAGGAAACGGGCTTTCTGGATATCTGGAACGCGCCTGGTTTCGTCCGCTTCCGCGAGGAGGCCGCCGCAGGCATGTTCGCGGACTGTTTCGCCTGCAACCTGGAGCCATGCGCCGACGTGGACGGCGACATCCCTTTCGTCCACGACTGCCAGGGCTCCATCGCGCCCTGCTGCCACTGCCCCTGGAGCCAGGGCGGTCTTCGCTGCCTGGGTTGA